The following coding sequences are from one Streptomyces dengpaensis window:
- a CDS encoding response regulator, translating into MAIRVLLVDDQPLLRTGFRMILEAEQDLAVVGEAGDGLQALDQVRALQPDVVLMDIRMPRMDGVEATRQITGPGRDGPAKVLVLTTFDLDEYVVEALRAGASGFLLKDAPAHELVQAIRVVAAGEAMLAPSITRRLLDKYAGHLPSGDEPVPDTLHTLTEREVEVLKLVARGLSNAEIAADLFVSETTVKTHVGHVLTKLGLRDRVQAAVYAYESGLVRPGAQ; encoded by the coding sequence GTGGCCATCCGCGTCCTACTGGTCGACGACCAGCCGCTGCTGCGTACCGGCTTCCGGATGATCCTGGAAGCGGAGCAGGACCTTGCGGTCGTCGGCGAGGCCGGTGACGGTCTCCAGGCACTCGACCAAGTACGTGCCCTGCAGCCCGATGTGGTTCTGATGGACATCCGTATGCCGCGGATGGACGGTGTCGAGGCGACCCGGCAGATCACCGGCCCCGGCCGGGACGGTCCGGCGAAGGTCCTGGTCCTGACGACCTTCGACCTCGACGAGTACGTGGTGGAGGCGCTGCGCGCGGGCGCCAGCGGCTTCCTCCTCAAGGACGCGCCCGCCCATGAGCTGGTGCAGGCGATCCGGGTGGTCGCGGCGGGCGAGGCGATGCTCGCGCCGAGCATCACGCGCCGGCTGCTCGACAAGTACGCGGGCCATCTGCCGTCCGGCGACGAGCCGGTTCCGGACACGCTGCACACGCTGACCGAGCGTGAGGTCGAGGTGCTGAAGCTGGTGGCGCGCGGCCTGTCGAACGCGGAGATCGCGGCCGATCTGTTCGTCAGTGAGACCACGGTCAAGACGCATGTGGGCCATGTCCTGACCAAGCTGGGGCTGCGCGACCGGGTGCAGGCCGCGGTGTACGCGTACGAGAGCGGGTTGGTGCGCCCCGGCGCGCAGTAG
- a CDS encoding RecB family exonuclease, producing the protein METSTEGAARTGTDDSAEAAVPAGRTEAVAPAAAEAAGAAEAVAAVAGGRAAGVAAAVPPASLSPSRASDFMQCPLLYRFRVIDKLPEKPSEAATRGTLVHAVLERLFDAPATERTAPRAKSLIPGQWDRLRETKPEVVELFADDPEGERLARWLAEAERLVERWFTLEDPTRLEPAERELFVEARLDSGLKLRGIIDRVDVAPTGEVRIVDYKTGKAPRPEYAEGALFQMKFYALVVWRLKRVVPRRLQLVYLGSGDVLTYDPVIADLERVERKLLALWEAIRQATETGDWRPRPTKLCGWCDHQAVCPEFGGTPPPYPLPVREAGLSSAGGPARGAAAG; encoded by the coding sequence ATGGAGACGAGCACCGAGGGCGCCGCGCGGACGGGCACCGACGACAGCGCCGAGGCCGCCGTGCCGGCCGGGCGGACCGAAGCCGTCGCGCCCGCAGCGGCGGAAGCGGCCGGGGCGGCGGAGGCGGTCGCGGCCGTCGCCGGCGGGCGGGCCGCGGGGGTCGCGGCCGCCGTGCCGCCCGCGTCGCTCTCGCCCTCGCGCGCCAGTGACTTCATGCAGTGTCCGTTGCTGTACCGGTTCCGGGTGATCGACAAGCTGCCCGAGAAGCCGAGTGAGGCGGCGACCAGGGGCACCTTGGTGCACGCGGTCCTTGAGCGGCTCTTCGACGCACCCGCGACGGAGCGGACGGCGCCGCGCGCCAAGTCGTTGATCCCCGGGCAGTGGGACCGGCTGCGGGAGACCAAGCCGGAGGTCGTGGAGCTGTTCGCCGACGATCCGGAGGGCGAGCGGCTGGCGCGCTGGCTCGCCGAGGCCGAGCGGCTGGTGGAGCGGTGGTTCACGCTGGAGGACCCGACCCGGCTCGAACCCGCCGAGCGGGAGCTGTTCGTCGAGGCCCGGCTCGACTCGGGGCTCAAGCTGCGCGGGATCATCGACCGGGTCGACGTGGCGCCGACGGGCGAGGTCAGGATCGTCGACTACAAGACGGGCAAGGCGCCTCGGCCCGAGTACGCCGAGGGCGCCCTGTTCCAGATGAAGTTCTACGCGCTGGTGGTGTGGCGGCTGAAGCGGGTGGTCCCGCGCCGGCTCCAGCTCGTCTATCTCGGCAGCGGTGACGTGCTGACGTATGACCCGGTGATCGCGGACCTGGAGCGTGTCGAGCGCAAGCTGCTCGCCCTGTGGGAGGCGATCCGGCAGGCCACCGAGACGGGCGACTGGCGGCCGCGCCCGACCAAGCTCTGCGGCTGGTGCGACCACCAGGCGGTTTGTCCGGAGTTCGGCGGCACTCCCCCGCCGTATCCGCTGCCGGTGCGGGAGGCAGGCCTTTCATCGGCCGGGGGTCCGGCCCGCGGCGCGGCCGCCGGCTGA